A region of Polyodon spathula isolate WHYD16114869_AA chromosome 4, ASM1765450v1, whole genome shotgun sequence DNA encodes the following proteins:
- the btd gene encoding biotinidase, producing the protein MSLFVMVIVAVLWQCHTAASKEDSGHYIAAVYEHRVMLNPNPSHVCSRQEALEHMNKNLEIFEQQATEAAKQGAQIIVFPEDGIQGFNFTRESIQGYVECIPDPKLVTWSPCLHPQRFPNTEVLHRLSCMARNNRMYLVANMPDQQECNHSEPHCPPDGRYVFNTDVVFRDDGTLIAKYHKQNLYFEAAFNTPPEYEHVTFDTPFAGKFGIFTCFDILFYEPTITLIEKYKVKQIIYPTAWMNQLPLLSAIQIQQSFATAFGLNILAANILRIDLNMTGSGIYTPSHSVYHYNTDTEEGRLLVTKVPVLTNSGGGSFKSNVCEVSNVQPHTQSSFFVKRDRECSGHSIPSLESAQAPSSTFHAIMMYDNYTFVPVVETQGDLTVCDGYFCCRVTYQRTSPTSELYSLGAFNGLHTVHGIYYLEVCALVKCANSSWESCGEGVAEAESSLDFHLQGNFTTPYIFPQILASEMRLATADSTGWDRGSYIMSKKGMSVGLVTAALYGRVYERDHTLV; encoded by the exons atgtccttgtttGTCATGGTAATCGTTGCTGTTTTGTGGCAGTGTCATACTGCCGCTTCAAAAGAGGACAGTGGACATTACATTGCTGCTGTTTATGAGCACAGAGTCATGCTGAACCCAAACCCCAGTCACGTGTGCAGCCGGCAGGAAGCGCTGGAGCACATGAACAAAAACCTGGAGATATTTGAACAACAAGCAACCGAGGCAGCTAAACAA GGAGCTCAGATAATTGTGTTTCCAGAGGATGGTATTCAAGGCTTCAACTTTACAAGAGAGTCAATTCAAGGGTATGTGGAGTGTATCCCAGACCCCAAATTGGTGACATGGAGCCCCTGTTTACATCCACAAAGGTTCCCTAACACAGAG gttCTACATCGTCTAAGCTGTATGGCAAGAAATAACAGAATGTACTTGGTAGCAAACATGCCGGATCAGCAGGAGTGTAACCACAGTGAACCACATTGTCCTCCCGATGGAAGATACGTTTTCAATACTGACGTGGTCTTCCGTGATGACGGGACTCTGATCGCCAAGTATCACAAACAAAACTTGTATTTTGAGGCAGCTTTCAATACCCCACCAGAATATGAGCATGTCACATTCGACACACCATTTGCTGGGAAGTTCGGCATCTTTACTTGCTTTGACATACTCTTTTACGAGCCTACCATAACTCTAATAGAAAAGTATAAGGTGAAGCAAATCATCTACCCCACTGCCTGGATGAATCAGCTACCACTACTGTCTGCTATTCAGATCCAGCAGTCATTTGCAACTGCATTTGGATTAAACATTCTGGCAGCCAATATTCTCCGTATTGACTTGAATATGACGGGCAGCGGCATATATACCCCTTCACACTCGGTTTACCATTACAACACAGATACTGAGGAAGGCAGACTTCTAGTGACCAAGGTTCCTGTGCTCACAAACAGTGGTGGTGGCTCTTTTAAGAGCAACGTCTGTGAGGTTTCCAATGTGCAGCCCCATACACAATCTTCATTCTTTGTAAAAAGAGACCGAGAGTGTAGTGGACACTCTATACCAAGTCTCGAATCTGCCCAGGCCCCTTCCAGCACCTTCCATGCAATAATGATGTATGATAATTACACGTTTGTCCCTGTTGTCGAAACACAAGGTGACTTGACAGTATGTGATGGCTATTTCTGCTGCCGAGTCACATATCAACGAACCAGCCCTACCAGTGAGCTCTATTCCCTCGGTGCTTTTAATGGGCTGCACACAGTCCACGGTATTTATTACCTGGAGGTGTGCGCCCTGGTCAAGTGTGCAAACTCAAGCTGGGAAAGCTGTGGAGAAGGAGTTGCAGAGGCCGAAAGCAGTCTAGATTTCCATTTACAGGGGAACTTTACTACCCCTTATATTTTCCCACAGATACTGGCTAGTGAGATGCGGCTTGCCACAGCAGACAGCACGGGCTGGGACAGAGGCAGCTACATCATGAGTAAGAAAGGCATGTCTGTTGGCCTTGTAACTGCTGCTTTGTACGGAAGGGTTTATGAAAGAGACCATACACTAGTGTGa